Proteins from a single region of Orcinus orca chromosome 20, mOrcOrc1.1, whole genome shotgun sequence:
- the PABPN1L gene encoding embryonic polyadenylate-binding protein 2 yields MTLRTGRVRPPSPLPSLQRSLGAVPPPGSAWAVCWQELEAIRLKLWAMEEAQRPEPPGEQGPEGEEEDARALLAGQLQSPETDSPTEVVEADHRSVYVGNVDYGGTAQELEAYFNHCGEIQRVTILCDKFSGHPKGSVGASGRGRAPGGRGHLCVGEGGPHLPLPCPSYAYIEFATESSAQAAVELDKSVFRGRVIKVLPKRTNLPGISSTDRGGLRGHPGARGGPFPHSNFQGGARFRPRGRNRWAGPWEGGILLERGPVGGALLGLAGSGERSPGGRSPPGLSPGRGRGRFSPWYSPY; encoded by the exons ATGACCCTGAGAACAGGCAGGGTCAggcccccttcccctctgccctccctccagcGGAGCCTGGGGGCTGTCCCGCCTCCGGGCTCAGCCTGGGCCGTGTGCTGGCAGGAGCTGGAAGCCATCAGACTGAAGCTGTGGGCCATGGAGGAGGCCCAGCGACCGGAGCCGCCCGGGGAGCAGGGCCcagagggggaagaggaagacGCCAGGGCCCTGCTGGCCGGGCAGCTGCAGAGCCCCGAGACGG ACAGCCCCACGGAGGTGGTGGAGGCCGATCACAGATCCGTCTACGTGGGCAAt GTGGACTACGGGGGCACAGCCCAGGAGCTGGAGGCCTATTTCAACCACTGCGGGGAGATCCAGCGGGTCACCATCCTGTGCGACAAGTTCTCCGGACACCCCAAGGGGTCGGTTGGGGCTTCGGGGAGGGGCCGGGCGCCCGGGGGGCGGGGACACCTCTGCGTGGGTGAGGGTGGCCCTCAcctgcctctgccctgccccagcTATGCATACATAGAGTTTGCCACCGAGAGCTCGGCCCAGGCCGCTGTGGAGCTGGACAAGAGCGTCTTCCGAGGCCGGGTCATCAAG GTGCTGCCCAAAAGAACCAATTTACCAGGGATCAGCTCCACGGACCGCGGGGGCCTTCGGGGACACCCAGGCGCCAGGGGGGGACCCTTCCCCCACAGCAACTTCCAGGGCGGGGCCCGTTTCAGACCACGGGGGCGGAACCGGTGGGCCGGGCCCTGGGAGGGCGGGATCCTATTGGAGCGGGGCCCGGTGGGCGGGGCCCTGTTGGGCCTGGCTGGGTCCGGTGAGCGGAGCCCTGGAGGCCGCTCGCCCCCTGGCCTCTCTCCGGGCAGGGGGCGCGGAAGATTCTCGCCGTGGTATTCACCGTATTGA